From Megalobrama amblycephala isolate DHTTF-2021 linkage group LG24, ASM1881202v1, whole genome shotgun sequence, the proteins below share one genomic window:
- the dtx3 gene encoding probable E3 ubiquitin-protein ligase DTX3 isoform X1, giving the protein MQRSSVDFFIEWKQAFSSCVSSDEMSVRAGQGSDEVLVSQAVWDYLAAAGRPWLADFEDKQGLSADIIRRGERGGCCAVRLSRVEGSSRTEGPISPVTRKAFIDLCRCARKEMTKQEAAPKRKRSLLPCVTAVEPDGEGSLLPPPPPQPRRSQRQQQKYRKNADMETCVVLPMQHEAAARTGAELAVGHEEETTVCSICMGEIVEKTTLDKCGHAFCRSCLEQAFQVKKACPVCRLVYGQLIGNQPANGSMMVERDPDLELPGHEGYGCICIIYSFPPGLQAQEHPNPGVRYPGTDRVAYLPDSPEGNRVLCMLRRAFEQRLIFTIGTSMTTGMHNVITWNDIHHKTSIWGGPRCFGYPDPTYLVRVTEELREKGITAD; this is encoded by the exons TTTCATCTGATGAGATGAGCGTGCGAGCGGGGCAGGGCAGTGACGAGGTGCTGGTGTCGCAGGCGGTGTGGGATTACCTTGCAGCCGCTGGACGGCCCTGGTTGGCCGACTTCGAGGACAAGCAGGGACTAAGCGCTGACATCATCCGACGCGGGGAGCGTGGCGGCTGCTGTGCCGTGCGGCTCTCACGGGTGGAGGGTAGCAGCAGGACGGAGGGACCGATTTCTCCTGTTACACGGAAAGCTTTCATTGACTTATGCCGCTGTGCCCGGAAGGAGATGACCAAACAGGAGGCGGCTCCTAAGAGGAAACGTTCTCTGTTACCCTGCGTGACGGCAGTGGAGCCCGACGGGGAAGGGAGCTTGTTGCCTCCGCCTCCCCCTCAACCACGGCGCTCACAGAGGCAACAGCAGAAATACAGGAAAAACGCAGACATGGAGACCTGCGTGGTTTTACCCATGCAGCACGAGGCCGCGGCAAGGACCGGGGCCGAGTTAGCCGTCGGTCATGAAGAAGAGACCACAGTTTGCTCTATCTGCATGGGCGAAATTGTGGAAAAGACGACTCTGGACAAGTGCGGCCACGCGTTCTGTCGGTCCTGCTTAGAACAGGCGTTTCAAGTAAAGAAGGCGTGTCCCGTGTGCAGGTTGGTGTATGGTCAACTCATCGGTAACCAGCCGGCCAATGGGAGCATGATGGTTGAAAGAGACCCAGACCTGGAGTTGCCTGGTCATGAAGGTTATGGCTGCATATGCATTATTTACAGTTTCCCTCCCGGTTTGCAAGCG CAAGAGCACCCAAACCCTGGGGTGAGGTACCCAGGCACAGACCGGGTGGCATACCTGCCAGACAGCCCTGAGGGGAACCGTGTCCTCTGCATGCTGCGGCGGGCGTTTGAGCAGCGCCTGATCTTTACTATAGGCACCTCCATGACCACTGGCATGCATAATGTTATTACCTGGAATGATATCCACCACAAGACCTCCATATGGGGCGGACCACGATG CTTTGGTTATCCAGATCCTACATACCTTGTGCGGGTGACAGAGGAACTACGAGAGAAAGGGATAACGGCTGACTGA
- the dtx3 gene encoding probable E3 ubiquitin-protein ligase DTX3 isoform X2, with protein MGSQVSSDEMSVRAGQGSDEVLVSQAVWDYLAAAGRPWLADFEDKQGLSADIIRRGERGGCCAVRLSRVEGSSRTEGPISPVTRKAFIDLCRCARKEMTKQEAAPKRKRSLLPCVTAVEPDGEGSLLPPPPPQPRRSQRQQQKYRKNADMETCVVLPMQHEAAARTGAELAVGHEEETTVCSICMGEIVEKTTLDKCGHAFCRSCLEQAFQVKKACPVCRLVYGQLIGNQPANGSMMVERDPDLELPGHEGYGCICIIYSFPPGLQAQEHPNPGVRYPGTDRVAYLPDSPEGNRVLCMLRRAFEQRLIFTIGTSMTTGMHNVITWNDIHHKTSIWGGPRCFGYPDPTYLVRVTEELREKGITAD; from the exons TTTCATCTGATGAGATGAGCGTGCGAGCGGGGCAGGGCAGTGACGAGGTGCTGGTGTCGCAGGCGGTGTGGGATTACCTTGCAGCCGCTGGACGGCCCTGGTTGGCCGACTTCGAGGACAAGCAGGGACTAAGCGCTGACATCATCCGACGCGGGGAGCGTGGCGGCTGCTGTGCCGTGCGGCTCTCACGGGTGGAGGGTAGCAGCAGGACGGAGGGACCGATTTCTCCTGTTACACGGAAAGCTTTCATTGACTTATGCCGCTGTGCCCGGAAGGAGATGACCAAACAGGAGGCGGCTCCTAAGAGGAAACGTTCTCTGTTACCCTGCGTGACGGCAGTGGAGCCCGACGGGGAAGGGAGCTTGTTGCCTCCGCCTCCCCCTCAACCACGGCGCTCACAGAGGCAACAGCAGAAATACAGGAAAAACGCAGACATGGAGACCTGCGTGGTTTTACCCATGCAGCACGAGGCCGCGGCAAGGACCGGGGCCGAGTTAGCCGTCGGTCATGAAGAAGAGACCACAGTTTGCTCTATCTGCATGGGCGAAATTGTGGAAAAGACGACTCTGGACAAGTGCGGCCACGCGTTCTGTCGGTCCTGCTTAGAACAGGCGTTTCAAGTAAAGAAGGCGTGTCCCGTGTGCAGGTTGGTGTATGGTCAACTCATCGGTAACCAGCCGGCCAATGGGAGCATGATGGTTGAAAGAGACCCAGACCTGGAGTTGCCTGGTCATGAAGGTTATGGCTGCATATGCATTATTTACAGTTTCCCTCCCGGTTTGCAAGCG CAAGAGCACCCAAACCCTGGGGTGAGGTACCCAGGCACAGACCGGGTGGCATACCTGCCAGACAGCCCTGAGGGGAACCGTGTCCTCTGCATGCTGCGGCGGGCGTTTGAGCAGCGCCTGATCTTTACTATAGGCACCTCCATGACCACTGGCATGCATAATGTTATTACCTGGAATGATATCCACCACAAGACCTCCATATGGGGCGGACCACGATG CTTTGGTTATCCAGATCCTACATACCTTGTGCGGGTGACAGAGGAACTACGAGAGAAAGGGATAACGGCTGACTGA